The proteins below are encoded in one region of Ostrea edulis chromosome 3, xbOstEdul1.1, whole genome shotgun sequence:
- the LOC125677428 gene encoding proprotein convertase subtilisin/kexin type 5-like: MQSKMDVLLYVVFSYLAKISIAICPPSEVTLYGKSRCLKECPWRSYMFRQICYEECPVNTRVIVTELGKFCSVDHEFECQRISCPDEFPLCYKMNCLKTCPKYTFQFLNNCVIECPEEQAFKLSHDCEESCLPGKCLESCPPSHPFVFQSIRSKHCLQQCPNYTYEDIASKACKSECPMHSPFLFNKTCLKTCPESHPFASTVESMYNSISKCFNSCPSDAVIDGDYCVSVCPRGKHLFNNTCVVTCPTSHPLMFPNTIRFVSPIKSLGKSDFICVDSCNVGSNVIYQYNIYNNFCVDSCPQESHYAYNGSCLTECPVSSKYNIHHGKYFLCVESCPVNTFVSNETNCRRSCPSDENFLYNNTCNETCPSDYNFKQIAGSYYKCNAACPSEEFIYNDSFCVASCPPEAKYQYDKTCVTTCSKPLKYQLSNSTTIHRNRYNKTTVNHHYCLEDCPPNTNYYEDACVMECPSQANYLFNRSCHTGCPAPYNYRFLSGKHHVCCDECPQNTFTYNATLCLSACPVDKNFEFNNTCYNKCPDSNDFIFQESSHFKCLDKCSSKSLKTLNKTCLNECPQGTLQLDNKCVQSCPSDRPLNYTRNDGKHCCQNSCPYRTYRFESKCFDRCPHGFRTFNFTCTLECPKSTPYIDIVTKKCLSTCENDFVITNNHQCDVKCPHDKQYIEKKRCVKGKIQNMCVKFCSKQNSFSYIANQGIFCYDQCPNHLLLMENQRTCVEECPDNKLIVGSICRAIYKCPNHKYLEHTDVGKRCKNECSLGFFLDGVHCVKECPLEKVIVNAKCAEECPSSHPLIHKDFTSSKPRATCYFQCPGRLVANGSTCIDETTCHSTKHYTYEHVCYEACPMLTRKTENYTCFSLTSSILYTILLLILTIIQLGVLYFVTCFTGKKSNKKKEMEGAMIKTHFQLTSSNKDREHNRKYVIRFKKEEKENIEIFEVNTIGSDEKMENNEDVTELNDGYKPINFRRRKH, from the exons ATCTCTATCGCAATTTGTCCACCATCAGAGGTGACATTGTATGGAAAAAGTCGTTGTCTGAAGGAATGTCCATGGAGATCTTATATGTTTAGACAAATATGCTATGAAGAGTGCCCGGTAAATACCAGAGTTATTGTGACAGAGTTAGGAAAATTTTGCTCTGTGGATCATGAATTTGAATGCCAGCGCATTTCCTGCCCAGACGAGTTCCCTCTTTGCTATAAAATGAATTGCTTGAAGACATGTCCTAAGTACACGTTTCAGTTTCTGAATAATTGCGTAATAGAATGCCCCGAGGAGCAAGCGTTTAAACTCTCACACGATTGTGAAGAATCTTGTCTTCCAGGAAAGTGCTTGGAATCATGTCCACCTTCTCATCCATTTGTATTTCAGTCAATCAGATCGAAACATTGCTTGCAACAATGTCCCAATTATACGTATGAAGATATAGCTAGCAAAGCATGCAAGTCAGAATGTCCTATGCATTCGCCATTTCTTTTCAATAAAACCTGTTTGAAAACTTGTCCCGAATCACACCCGTTTGCATCAACAGTGGAATCAATGTATAACTCAATTTCGAAATGCTTTAACTCCTGTCCAAGTGATGCTGTGATTGATGGGGATTACTGTGTCAGTGTTTGTCCAAGAGGAAAACATTTGTTTAACAACACATGTGTCGTAACATGTCCTACGTCACATCCTTTAATGTTTCCAAATACGATTAGATTCGTAAGTCCCATAAAAAGCCTTGGGAAGTCGGATTTCATATGTGTCGATTCTTGCAATGTGGGATCAAATGTTATCTATCAGTACAACATATACAATAACTTCTGTGTAGATTCCTGTCCGCAAGAGTCGCACTATGCTTATAATGGTTCGTGTCTGACAGAATGCCCCGTGTCAAGCAAGTATAATATTCATCATGGAAAATACTTCCTTTGTGTTGAATCTTGTCCCGTTAATACGTTTGTTTCCAATGAAACCAACTGTAGACGGTCTTGTCCTTCTGATGAAAACTTCTTGTATAACAATACTTGCAACGAAACATGTCCATCTGACTACAACTTTAAACAGATCGCTGGAAGTTATTACAAATGTAATGCAGCATGCCCATCAGAGGAATTTATTTACAATGATTCTTTTTGCGTTGCTTCCTGTCCACCTGAAGcaaaatatcaatatgataaaACATGCGTCACAACATGCTCAAAACCATTGAAATATCAGTTAAGCAATTCCACAACCATACATCGGAATCGGTACAACAAAACAACTGTCAATCACCATTATTGTCTTGAAGATTGTCCACCGAACACAAACTACTATGAAGATGCATGTGTAATGGAATGTCCGAGTCAAGCTAATTACCTCTTTAATAGATCGTGTCATACGGGGTGTCCTGCACCATATAACTACAGGTTTTTAAGTGGGAAACACCATGTCTGCTGTGATGAATGTCCACAAAACACATTCACTTACAATGCTACTTTGTGTCTTTCGGCATGTCCTGTGGATAAAAATTTCGAATTCAACAACACATGTTACAACAAGTGTCCCGATTCCAACGACTTCATTTTTCAAGAGAGTTCCCATTTCAAATGTTTGGATAAATGCAGTTCGAAGTCTTTAAAGACTCTGAATAAAACATGTTTGAATGAATGTCCCCAGGGTACACTCCAATTAGACAACAAATGTGTGCAATCGTGTCCAAGTGATAGGCCACTGAATTACACAAGAAACGATGGGAAACATTGTTGTCAAAATTCTTGCCCATATAGAACATACAGGTTTGAAAGTAAATGCTTTGATCGTTGTCCACATGGCTTTCGAACCTTTAATTTCACTTGTACACTTGAATGTCCGAAGTCGACTCCATATATAGATATCGTGACCAAAAAGTGTTTAAGCACTTGTGAAAATGACTTTGTGATAACTAATAACCATCAATGTGATGTAAAATGTCCACATGATAAACAATACATAGAGAAAAAAAGATGTGTGAAagggaaaatacaaaatatgtgtgtgaaattttgcagcaaacaaaattcattttcgTATATTGCAAATCAAGGAATATTTTGTTATGACCAATGTCCCAATCATTTGCTTCTGatggaaaatcaacggaccTGTGTAGAAGAATGTCCCGATAATAAGTTAATTGTCGGGAGCATATGTCGAGCGATATATAAATGCCCTAATCACAAGTATCTGGAACACACTGATGTTGGCAAGAGATGTAAAAATGAATGTTCACTAGGATTTTTCTTGGATGGAGTGCATTGTGTCAAGGAGTGTCCACTAGAAAAAGTAATTGTTAACGCTAAGTGTGCAGAAGAATGCCCATCAAGCCACCCGTTAATTCATAAGGATTTCACATCCTCGAAACCACGTGcaacatgttattttcaatgTCCGGGTAGACTAGTGGCGAATGGGTCGACCTGTATTGACGAAACTACTTGCCACTCAACGAAGCATTACACATATGAACATGTTTGTTATGAAGCATGCCCCATGTTGACAAGGAAAACCGAAAACTATACATGCTTCTCTTTGACAAGCTCTATATTATATACCATATTACTCCTTATCTTAACAATCATACAGCTTGGTGTCCTATATTTTGTGACATGTTTTACTGGCAAAAAATCCAACAAGAAAAAGGAAATGGAAGGCGCAATGATAAAAACTCATTTTCAG TTAACGTCTAGCAACAAAGATAGAGAGCACAATAGAAAATACGTCATCAGATTTAAAAAGGAAGAAAAGGAAAACATCGAGATTTTTGAAGTAAATACTATTGGCAGTGATGAAAAGATGGAAAACAATGAAGATGTAACGGAGCTAAACGATGGATATAAACCCATTAATTTTCGAAGACGTAAACATTGA